From Oncorhynchus tshawytscha isolate Ot180627B linkage group LG27, Otsh_v2.0, whole genome shotgun sequence, a single genomic window includes:
- the LOC112259193 gene encoding COP9 signalosome complex subunit 1-like, giving the protein MPLPVQVFNFQGVVEPMQIDADPQEDQHNAPDVNYVVENPTLDLEQYASSYSGLMRIERLQFIAEHCPQLRAEALKMALSFIHRTFNVDVYEEIHRKLTEATREVQVATDAVVEGGAVDPPPLDTAWAESTRKKALLKLEKLDTDLKNYKGNSIKESIRRGHDDLGDHYLDCGDLSNALKCYSRARDYCTSAKHVINMCLNVIKVSVYLQNWSHVLSYVSKAESTPEIAEQRGERDCQSQSVLTKLKCAAGLAELASRKYKQAAKCFLLASFDHCDFAELLSPSNVAVYGGMCALATFDRQELQKNVISSSSFKLFLELEPQVRDIIFKFYESKYASCLKMLDEIKDNLLLDMYLAPHVQTLYTLIRNRALIQYFSPYVSADMTKMSQSFNTTVLSLEDELTQLILEGLINARIDSHSKILYARDVDQRSHTFEKSIHMGKEFQRRAKAMILRAAVLRNQIHVKSPPREGSQGELNSANSQSRMSTNM; this is encoded by the exons ACCCACAAGAGGACCAGCACAATGCACCAGATGTCAACTATGTGGTGGAAAACCCCACACTG gaccTGGAGCAGTATGCGTCCAGCTACAGTGGTCTGATGCGCATTGAGAGGCTGCAGTTCATAGCAGAGCACTGTCCCCAGCTCCGGGCAGAAGCCTTGAAGATGGCCCTGTCCTTTATCCACAGGACCTTCAACGTTGACGTGTACGAGGAGATCCACCGCAAACTCACAGAGGCCACCAG agaggTCCAGGTGGCTACAGATGCCGTTGTGGAGGGCGGGGCAGTCGATCCCCCTCCTCTAGACACAGCGTGGGCCGAGTCGACCAGGAAAAAAGCCCTGCTCAAACTGGAGAAACTGGACACTGACCTGAAGAACTACAAAGGCAACTCCATCAAAGAGAGCATCAG GCGGGGTCATGATGATCTTGGGGACCACTACTTGGACTGCGGTGACCTCAGCAATGCCCTCAAGTGCTACTCCAGAGCCCGAGACTACTGCACTAGCGCCAAGCATGTCATAAACATGTGTCTTAATGTCATCAAG GTTAGTGTCTACCTCCAGAACTGGTCCCACGTCCTTAGTTATGTGAGCAAAGCTGAATCCACTCCAGAGATAGCAGAG CAACGAGGGGAGAGAGATTGCCAGAGTCAGTCAGTCCTCACCAAATTAAAATGTGCTGCAG GCCTAGCAGAGCTGGCCTCCAGAAAGTACAAACAAGCAGCCAAGTGCTTCCTGCTGGCCTCCTTCGACCACTGTGACTTTGCTGAG CTCCTGTCCCCCAGTAATGTAGCTGTGTACGGAGGGATGTGTGCCCTCGCCACCTTTGACAGACAGGAGCTGCAGAAAAACGTCATCTCAAGCAG CTCCTTTAAATTATTCCTAGAGTTGGAACCTCAGGTCCGTGACATCATCTTTAAGTTCTACGAGTCAAAGTACGCTTCCTGTCTCAAAATGCTGGACGAGATCAAG GATAACCTGCTGTTAGACATGTACCTGGCCCCCCACGTACAGACGCTCTACACTCTGATCAGGAACAGAGCTCTCATACAG tacttCAGCCCGTACGTGTCTGCAGACATGACTAAGATGTCCCAGTCCTTCAACACCACAGTGTTATCTCTGGAGGATGAACTGACCCAGCTCATACTGGAGGGACTGATCAACGCACGTATAGACTCTCacagcaag ATCCTGTATGCGCGGGATGTCGATCAGCGGAGCCACACGTTTGAGAAGTCGATCCACATGGGCAAAGAGTTCCAGAGGCGAGCCAAAGCCATGATCCTACGAGCTGCCGTGCTGCGCAACCAGATACACGTCAAG TCTCCTCCCAGAGAGGGAAGCCAAGGCGAACTTAACTCTGCCAACAGCCAATCACgaatgagcaccaacatgtga